One stretch of Comamonas testosteroni DNA includes these proteins:
- a CDS encoding sulfite exporter TauE/SafE family protein, producing the protein MENLGHLALLLAAAFTAGALNAVAGGGSFLTLPALVFTGVPPVIANATGTVALLPGYMAGAWGFKDDMQSPPGLSMKQVVALSLIGGSAGAALLLFTPDATFRKVVPWLLLAATAMFAFGPQLRAWAAGKNAAHATPSVAKAAAGMLIVAIYGGYFNGGLGILLLALFGLLGQTSLNAMNGMKNLVSALLTAIAVVIYAVGGIVEWKQALVMMVAATLGGYLGARVARKIAPHVLRWGIVATGLVMAGLFFAKG; encoded by the coding sequence ATGGAGAACCTGGGCCACCTCGCCCTTTTGCTGGCCGCAGCTTTCACGGCCGGCGCGCTCAACGCGGTCGCCGGTGGCGGCAGCTTTCTGACCCTTCCCGCGCTGGTCTTCACCGGCGTGCCGCCCGTGATTGCCAATGCCACGGGAACCGTGGCCCTGCTGCCGGGCTATATGGCCGGCGCCTGGGGCTTCAAGGACGATATGCAGTCCCCGCCGGGCCTGTCCATGAAACAGGTGGTGGCTCTGTCCCTGATCGGCGGCTCCGCCGGTGCGGCGCTGCTGCTGTTCACGCCCGACGCCACCTTCCGCAAGGTCGTGCCCTGGCTGCTGCTGGCCGCCACCGCCATGTTTGCCTTCGGGCCGCAGCTGCGCGCCTGGGCTGCGGGCAAGAACGCAGCCCATGCCACCCCATCGGTGGCCAAGGCCGCTGCAGGCATGCTGATCGTGGCCATCTATGGCGGCTACTTCAACGGTGGCCTGGGCATTTTGCTGCTGGCCTTGTTCGGCCTGCTGGGCCAGACCTCGCTCAACGCCATGAACGGCATGAAGAACCTGGTCTCGGCCCTGCTGACGGCGATTGCCGTGGTGATCTACGCCGTGGGCGGCATTGTGGAATGGAAGCAGGCCCTAGTCATGATGGTGGCCGCCACCCTGGGCGGCTATCTGGGCGCCCGCGTGGCGCGCAAGATTGCACCCCATGTCCTGCGCTGGGGCATTGTGGCCACGGGGCTGGTGATGGCAGGGCTGTTCTTCGCCAAAGGCTGA
- a CDS encoding dipeptidase, whose protein sequence is MKKSCKPSLSLIAAGLILGLAGASLPVQAQTLKKPVLDALIASSAATPHESFKAFVQQAVRVEPGVATAVQRYTRGQTLSDGELADIARLLGVYNRLTQETAVLESLQRMVALPTVRDPKVPPHESPAILDFGKLVASMAAEFGLRFRNVDNRIFEVTLPANAANRASEATEFGILTHADVVPVVSAEWVLDGKQINPFQVTRVGDRLYGRGTIDDKGSIATVLYAMKAVKDSGLPLSRSIRLMIETTEETGGDAMKYYQSKTALPQYNIVLDSKYPAVVAEKGTGALKALFADVAVDAAKPAITAMSGAASANSIAQTASATVSATDAAALDLIAQRLSKEKDDFVHRHEAQGKFAIDVQRAEGQVTVKVTGASAHGSRPEEGVNPVPRLALFLQQSLMPEQGAALLQPNQYSQAVRYINGVFGLDYLGRQLGIAYADDFMGPLTLSPNLIKPVDGRLEVTANARMPRGKTPEQLRAEVEQGIARWSDTAKVPVSVQYTQGNWMARDPKGAWLGTLLNIFGDTTGLDARPVPTAGSTTAKLMPNAINFGPAMPGKKYTAHNALEYQELPDLRTDMQMFTEMLVRIGNLQQMQ, encoded by the coding sequence ATGAAGAAATCCTGCAAGCCCTCTTTGTCCCTCATCGCCGCCGGTCTGATTCTGGGTCTGGCAGGCGCCAGCCTTCCCGTCCAGGCGCAGACCTTGAAGAAACCCGTGCTGGACGCACTGATCGCATCGTCCGCTGCGACCCCGCACGAATCCTTCAAGGCCTTTGTGCAGCAGGCTGTCAGGGTCGAGCCTGGCGTGGCGACGGCCGTGCAGCGCTATACGCGCGGCCAGACGCTGTCGGATGGCGAGCTCGCGGATATCGCCAGATTGCTGGGGGTATACAACCGTCTGACGCAGGAGACAGCGGTACTGGAGAGCCTGCAGCGCATGGTGGCGCTGCCCACGGTGCGCGATCCCAAGGTGCCTCCGCATGAAAGTCCGGCCATCCTGGACTTCGGCAAGCTCGTTGCATCCATGGCTGCCGAATTCGGGCTGCGCTTTCGCAATGTGGATAACCGCATCTTTGAGGTGACGCTGCCGGCCAATGCGGCGAATCGCGCCAGCGAGGCGACCGAGTTCGGCATTCTGACCCATGCCGATGTGGTGCCGGTGGTGTCTGCCGAATGGGTACTGGACGGCAAGCAGATCAACCCTTTCCAGGTCACCCGCGTGGGTGATCGGCTTTATGGGCGCGGCACGATTGACGACAAGGGCTCTATCGCCACCGTCCTGTATGCGATGAAGGCGGTCAAGGACAGCGGTCTGCCGCTCTCGCGCAGCATTCGCCTGATGATAGAGACCACCGAGGAAACCGGCGGCGATGCCATGAAGTACTACCAGAGCAAGACTGCGCTGCCCCAGTACAACATCGTGCTGGACAGCAAGTATCCGGCCGTGGTCGCTGAAAAGGGCACGGGCGCGCTCAAGGCCTTGTTTGCGGATGTCGCCGTGGATGCCGCCAAGCCTGCCATCACCGCCATGAGCGGCGCCGCCTCGGCCAACTCGATTGCGCAGACGGCCTCCGCCACTGTCTCCGCCACCGATGCGGCTGCGCTGGATCTGATCGCGCAGCGGCTCTCGAAGGAGAAGGATGATTTTGTGCATCGGCATGAGGCGCAGGGCAAGTTCGCCATCGACGTGCAGCGCGCAGAAGGCCAGGTCACGGTCAAGGTCACCGGCGCGTCGGCCCACGGCTCTCGTCCTGAAGAAGGGGTCAATCCCGTGCCGCGCCTGGCGCTGTTCCTGCAGCAGAGCCTGATGCCGGAGCAGGGCGCGGCGCTGCTGCAGCCCAATCAGTACAGTCAGGCCGTGCGCTATATCAATGGCGTGTTTGGCCTGGACTATCTGGGCCGGCAACTGGGCATTGCCTATGCCGATGATTTCATGGGGCCGCTCACGCTATCGCCCAATCTCATCAAGCCTGTTGATGGCAGGCTGGAGGTGACGGCCAATGCGCGCATGCCGCGGGGCAAGACGCCCGAGCAGCTGCGCGCCGAGGTGGAGCAGGGCATTGCCCGCTGGAGCGATACGGCCAAGGTGCCGGTCAGCGTGCAGTACACCCAGGGCAACTGGATGGCCCGCGACCCCAAGGGCGCGTGGCTGGGCACCTTGCTCAATATCTTTGGCGACACCACGGGGCTGGATGCCAGGCCCGTGCCTACCGCAGGCAGCACCACGGCCAAGCTCATGCCCAACGCCATCAACTTCGGTCCGGCGATGCCCGGCAAGAAGTACACGGCCCACAATGCGCTGGAGTATCAGGAGCTGCCGGATCTGCGCACGGACATGCAGATGTTCACCGAGATGCTGGTGCGCATCGGCAATCTGCAGCAAATGCAGTGA
- a CDS encoding amidohydrolase, which translates to MHPSLTRKFCVAAALAASLTSTQAAELDPQPLKPQLQQLIAKIYPQLRGIYEDLHANPELGFQETRTAAKLAAEMRKLGFEVTEGIGKTGLVAIYRNGAGPTVMVRTELDALPMEEKTGLPYASRAKAQYNGKESFVAHSCGHDMHMTSWLGTAQALLGLKNQWKGTLMFVAQPSEETVTGAKAMLADGLFQKFGKPDYAFALHTGSMPYGMVGYVAGPATSNSDSLDITFHGRGSHGSMPDKGIDPVLMASRFVVDVQGVISREKDPMEFGVVTVGAFNSGSAGNIIPDQARLLGTIRSYKSEVRTRMHEGIERTAKAEAAMSGAPAPEIKLVKGSDAVVNDAALVSRTVRLFKAALGDRNVIPISPITASEDFSDFINQGVPSMFYTLGVYDPKKVAEASQPGGKPLPFNHSPFFAPEPEPTFKTGVETMTLAVMNVMQ; encoded by the coding sequence ATGCACCCTAGCCTTACCCGCAAGTTCTGCGTCGCCGCCGCGCTGGCCGCCAGTCTGACCTCGACCCAGGCCGCAGAGCTGGATCCCCAGCCGCTCAAGCCCCAGCTGCAGCAGCTGATCGCCAAGATATATCCGCAGCTGCGCGGCATCTACGAAGACCTGCATGCCAACCCCGAACTGGGTTTCCAGGAAACGCGCACCGCCGCCAAGCTGGCTGCCGAAATGCGCAAGCTGGGATTTGAAGTCACCGAGGGCATTGGCAAGACCGGCCTGGTCGCCATCTATCGCAATGGCGCGGGTCCCACCGTCATGGTGCGCACCGAGCTGGACGCCCTGCCCATGGAGGAAAAAACCGGCCTGCCCTATGCGAGCAGGGCCAAGGCCCAGTACAACGGCAAGGAGAGCTTTGTCGCCCATAGCTGCGGCCACGACATGCATATGACCAGCTGGCTGGGAACGGCCCAGGCGCTGCTGGGTCTGAAGAATCAATGGAAGGGCACGCTGATGTTCGTGGCCCAGCCGTCCGAGGAAACCGTGACCGGTGCCAAGGCCATGCTCGCCGATGGCCTGTTCCAGAAGTTCGGCAAGCCCGACTATGCCTTTGCGCTGCATACCGGCTCCATGCCTTATGGCATGGTGGGCTATGTGGCAGGGCCGGCGACCTCCAATTCGGACTCGCTGGACATCACTTTCCATGGCCGTGGCAGCCACGGCTCCATGCCGGACAAAGGCATTGACCCGGTGCTCATGGCCTCGCGCTTTGTGGTCGATGTACAGGGCGTGATCAGCCGCGAGAAAGACCCCATGGAGTTCGGCGTGGTCACCGTGGGCGCCTTCAATTCGGGCAGCGCGGGCAATATCATTCCCGACCAGGCGCGGCTGCTGGGAACGATCCGCAGCTACAAGAGCGAGGTGCGCACCAGAATGCACGAAGGCATAGAACGCACAGCCAAGGCCGAGGCCGCCATGTCGGGGGCTCCTGCGCCCGAGATCAAGCTGGTCAAAGGCTCGGATGCCGTGGTCAACGACGCGGCACTGGTAAGCCGCACGGTCAGGCTGTTCAAGGCCGCGCTCGGCGACCGCAATGTGATCCCCATCTCGCCCATCACGGCCAGCGAGGATTTCTCGGACTTCATCAATCAGGGTGTGCCATCCATGTTCTACACCCTGGGCGTGTACGACCCCAAGAAGGTGGCCGAGGCCAGTCAGCCCGGTGGCAAGCCCCTGCCCTTCAATCACTCACCCTTCTTCGCCCCAGAACCCGAACCCACGTTCAAGACCGGCGTGGAAACCATGACGCTGGCCGTCATGAACGTGATGCAGTAA
- the dbpA gene encoding ATP-dependent RNA helicase DbpA — MNTSTSAAQASDSTAFSALPLSPEMLANLQQLGYAQMTPIQAASLPLTLQGRDLIAQASTGSGKTAAFGLPMVDRLNPRWFAVQALVLCPTRELADQVATEIRRLARAQDNIKVVTVYGGVPSRNQIASLENGAHIVVGTPGRVMDLMERGKLDIGNLKTLVLDEADRMLDMGFLGDIETVVRQCPADRQTLLFSATYPDGIASLASRFMRDPQTVKVATQHSAGKIAQRWYEVGAREKVGTVARLLAHFRPESSIAFCNTKQQCRDVVSELQAQGFSALALFGELEQRERDEVLVQFANKSCSVLVATDVAARGLDIADLSAVINVDVTPDPEVHIHRIGRTGRGDAEGLALNLVSMDEMGSVGKIEQLQGRASQFFPVDELTPAAGGELLPPMMTIQIIGGRKEKIRAGDVMGAMCADFGYSREQIGKISVNDFSTYVAVDRKIASAACAKLNAGKVKGKTVKARLL, encoded by the coding sequence ATGAATACCTCCACCAGCGCCGCCCAGGCCTCTGATTCCACCGCTTTCTCGGCGCTGCCCCTGTCCCCCGAAATGCTGGCCAACCTCCAGCAGCTCGGCTATGCGCAGATGACGCCCATCCAGGCCGCCAGCCTGCCGCTGACCCTGCAGGGCAGGGACCTGATCGCCCAGGCCAGCACCGGCAGCGGCAAGACGGCTGCCTTCGGCCTGCCTATGGTCGACCGCCTGAACCCGCGCTGGTTTGCCGTCCAGGCCCTGGTGCTGTGCCCCACGCGCGAGCTGGCCGACCAGGTCGCCACCGAAATCCGCCGCCTGGCGCGTGCGCAGGACAATATCAAGGTCGTCACCGTCTATGGCGGCGTGCCCTCGCGCAACCAGATCGCCTCGCTGGAAAACGGCGCTCACATCGTCGTCGGCACGCCTGGACGCGTGATGGACCTGATGGAGCGCGGCAAGCTCGACATCGGCAACCTCAAGACCCTGGTGCTGGACGAGGCCGATCGCATGCTGGACATGGGTTTTCTCGGCGATATCGAAACCGTGGTGCGCCAATGTCCGGCGGATCGTCAGACCTTGCTGTTCTCGGCCACCTACCCCGATGGCATTGCCTCGCTGGCCAGCCGCTTCATGCGCGATCCGCAGACCGTCAAGGTTGCGACCCAGCACAGCGCGGGCAAGATCGCGCAGCGCTGGTACGAAGTCGGTGCTAGAGAAAAAGTGGGCACGGTGGCCAGGCTGCTGGCGCACTTCCGTCCCGAATCAAGCATTGCCTTTTGCAATACCAAGCAGCAATGCCGCGATGTGGTGAGCGAGCTGCAGGCCCAGGGCTTCAGCGCTCTGGCCCTGTTCGGCGAGCTGGAACAGCGCGAGCGCGACGAGGTGCTGGTGCAGTTTGCCAACAAGAGCTGCAGCGTGCTGGTCGCCACCGATGTGGCGGCGCGCGGTCTGGACATTGCCGACCTGTCTGCCGTCATCAATGTGGATGTCACCCCCGACCCCGAGGTCCATATCCACCGTATCGGCCGCACCGGCCGTGGCGATGCCGAAGGGCTGGCGCTGAATCTGGTCAGCATGGACGAGATGGGCAGCGTTGGCAAGATCGAGCAGTTGCAAGGCCGTGCTTCGCAATTCTTCCCCGTGGACGAGCTCACGCCTGCCGCCGGTGGCGAGCTGCTGCCGCCCATGATGACCATCCAGATCATCGGCGGGCGCAAGGAAAAGATCCGCGCCGGCGACGTGATGGGCGCCATGTGCGCCGACTTCGGCTATAGCCGCGAGCAGATCGGCAAGATCAGCGTCAACGACTTTTCCACCTATGTGGCCGTGGATCGCAAGATTGCTTCGGCGGCCTGCGCAAAGCTCAATGCAGGCAAGGTCAAGGGCAAGACGGTCAAGGCTCGTCTGCTCTGA
- the dtd gene encoding D-aminoacyl-tRNA deacylase, with protein MMSVIQRVKQARVEVDGRITGQIDQGLLALVCAERGDTEAEADKLLAKMLKLRIFSDEAGKMNKSLQDIGGGLLVVSQFTLAADTRGGNRPSFTAAAAPDEGRRLYEYFVEQARVAHAQVQTGEFAADMQVHLVNDGPVTIPMRMEPQV; from the coding sequence ATGATGAGTGTGATTCAGCGCGTCAAGCAGGCGCGCGTGGAGGTCGACGGTCGTATTACGGGCCAGATCGACCAGGGCTTGCTGGCGCTGGTCTGTGCCGAGCGCGGCGATACCGAGGCCGAGGCCGACAAGCTGCTGGCCAAGATGCTCAAGCTGCGCATCTTCAGCGACGAGGCAGGCAAGATGAATAAAAGCCTGCAGGACATTGGCGGGGGGCTGCTGGTGGTCAGCCAGTTCACGCTGGCGGCCGACACCAGAGGCGGCAATCGCCCCAGCTTTACCGCCGCCGCCGCGCCCGACGAAGGCCGACGCCTCTACGAATACTTTGTGGAGCAGGCCAGGGTGGCCCACGCTCAGGTGCAGACCGGCGAGTTCGCCGCAGACATGCAGGTGCATCTGGTCAATGACGGGCCCGTGACTATCCCCATGCGCATGGAGCCTCAGGTATAG
- a CDS encoding cation diffusion facilitator family transporter encodes MSKSDVPTHSQWLQPHNLLRLSVVVALLTIVLKTLAWWLTGSVGLLSDALESFVNLAGAMFALTMVTVAKRPADTEHPYGHYKAEYFSAGFEGVLVIGASLAIAWAALSRLWNPQPLEQLSWGLMLSLLSTVFNGLLAWVMLRSSRKYRSMALEGDARHLLTDVWTSVGVVVGLLAAALTGWLWMDALVALAVAVHICVQGVQLVWQSSQGLMDQALDAPRRLRIDTLLDGYAKRNEGVSFDNISSRQAGERSFVDFHMHVPGQWSVQRAAQLRSEIEVALLEAIPGLYARIELLPMGMNTVSEVADGELGGAAQGTAKEGLST; translated from the coding sequence ATGTCCAAATCTGACGTTCCAACACATTCACAATGGCTGCAGCCGCACAATTTGCTGCGCCTCTCCGTAGTGGTGGCGCTGCTCACCATTGTGCTCAAGACACTGGCCTGGTGGCTGACCGGGTCGGTGGGGCTGTTGTCCGATGCGCTGGAGTCCTTTGTGAATCTGGCCGGTGCCATGTTTGCGCTGACCATGGTGACCGTGGCCAAGCGACCCGCGGATACCGAGCACCCATATGGACATTACAAGGCGGAGTACTTCTCGGCCGGTTTCGAAGGAGTGCTGGTCATAGGCGCCAGCCTGGCGATTGCCTGGGCGGCGCTGTCGCGGCTGTGGAATCCGCAACCACTGGAGCAGTTGAGCTGGGGCCTGATGCTGTCGCTGCTCAGCACGGTCTTCAACGGGCTGCTGGCCTGGGTCATGCTGCGCTCTTCACGCAAATACCGCTCCATGGCGCTGGAGGGCGATGCGCGGCATCTGCTGACCGATGTCTGGACTTCGGTGGGCGTGGTGGTGGGTTTGCTGGCCGCAGCCTTGACGGGGTGGCTGTGGATGGATGCACTGGTGGCGCTGGCAGTGGCCGTGCATATCTGCGTGCAGGGCGTGCAACTGGTCTGGCAGTCCTCGCAAGGACTGATGGATCAGGCGCTGGACGCGCCGCGGCGTCTCAGGATTGACACGTTGCTGGACGGCTATGCCAAGCGCAACGAGGGTGTGAGCTTTGACAACATCTCCAGCCGCCAGGCGGGGGAGCGCAGCTTTGTGGACTTCCATATGCATGTTCCCGGCCAGTGGAGCGTGCAGCGGGCGGCACAATTGCGCTCGGAGATTGAAGTCGCGCTGCTGGAGGCCATTCCCGGCCTCTATGCCCGCATCGAGCTGCTGCCCATGGGCATGAACACGGTCAGCGAAGTGGCTGACGGAGAGCTGGGCGGCGCAGCACAAGGCACGGCCAAGGAAGGTTTGAGTACATGA